Below is a genomic region from Pseudomonas berkeleyensis.
CTTATCACTTGCGCGACATGGCCGCTGATGCGCTGGGGCTGATGGACAGCCTGGGCGTGGATGATTTTCATGTGTTGGGGGCGAGCATGGGCGGCATGATCGCCCAGCACCTGGCTGACCTGGCACCGCAGCGCGTGCGCAGCCTGACACTGGTGATGACCAGTTCCGGCGCGCAGGGCCTGCCGGCGCCCAGCGATGCGCTGGTAGCCCTGTTGGCGCGGCGAGAGGCGGGCAGTCGTGAGGCGGCTCTGCAGCAGCAGGCTGATCTGCTCGCGGCGTTGGGGAGTCCGTCGGTACACGATGATCGTGCGTTGCTGCTGCATCAGGCCGAGGTGGCTTACGACCGTGCCTTCAATCCCGAAGGTGTACAGCGCCAGCTATTGGCGATTCTCGCCGAGTCGAGCCGGGTCGAGCTGCTCAATCGTCTGCAGGTACCGACGCTGGTGGTTCATGGCACTGCCGATCCGTTGTTGCCGGTGATGCATGGCGTGCATGTTGCTGCGCATATCAAGGGCGCTGAGCTCAAGTTGATTCCGGGGCTGGCTCATCGTTTTCAGGAGGCGTTCAAGGAGCCATTGCTGGCTGCCGTGCTGCCGCATCTGGCAGCGCACCGGCAGGATCTGGGCCTGGCGCATCTTTGAGGGGAGGGGCAGTCACTGCTCCTGATTGTGCTTGATCGCCTCACGACGTTGCAGTTGGTCGATATGCTCGCTGCTGTGGCGCAGCAATTTGTCGGCCATGAGCATTCGTTCGATATAGCGCGCAATGTTCTGCTCGGCGTCATGGCGGGACAGATACGGCCCTTCCAGCGTGCCTTCGCGGGTGGCGAAGAAATACTGCCCATTGACGGCGCTCACGCGTGAACTGCGGTAGTGCGTCCCCGGATGAGGGTCGACGTTGCGTTGGCCGAACATGACAAGAACTCCATCTGCAGAGGCTGGATGAGTTGAGTCTACTGCGCGCCATGTGGCGCGTTGGGCAAAGCGATCAGTGGTCGATTTAGGCAGCCTGATCGCGGTTTTTTAGCGATATTTCTGTGATTTTGACGTCATCGCGCTGACGTTTCCGTTGCGGCGAGCGGTACAGTTGCCGCTGGCAACGAGGGGGAACTGTTACTGTGTCGCCCGTCTGAGCTCTCCTAGAATGATCGGCTGCGGTTGGCGAGCCTGCCTATCGCAAGCACGAGGTCGCCATGCATATCTCCTCTGGCCGTTGGATGTACGGCCTGTTCCTTGCCCTGACCACCTCGGTGTTGTGGGGCGTTTTGCCAATCAAGCTGAAAGAAGTTCTGCAGGTGATGGATCCGGTCACGGTCACCTGGTACCGCCTGATGGTGGCGGGGTCTCTGTTGTTTGCCTATCTGGCCGTATCGCGGCGCCTGCCGAGTTTCCGCCCGCTGGGGCGCAAGGGCGGCGGCTTGCTGGCGCTCGCCATTGGCGGGCTGACGGCCAATTACGTGCTGTACCTGATGGGGCTCAACCTGCTCAGCCCAGGCACCACGCAACTGGTGATTCAGGTGGCGCCGATCCTGCTGCTGATCAGCAGTGTGTTCATCTTCCGCGAGCGTTTCAGCCTCGGCCAGGCAATTGGCCTGGGGGTGATGCTGTTGGGTTTCGCGCTGTTCTTCAATCAGCGTCTGGATGAGCTGCTGACCTCGCTGACGACCTATACCACCGGCGTACTGACCGTGCTGGCCGCGGCCTTCGTCTGGACTTTCTATGGATTGGCGCAGAAGCAGTTGCTGACATCGTGGAGTTCGGTGCAGATCATGATGGTGATCTACCTGGCCTGCGCGCTGCTGCTGGTGCCCTGGGCGCAGCCGTTGCAGGTGCTGGAGCTGAACCCGCTGCAAGGCTGGCTGTTGCTGGCCTGCTGCCTGAATACTCTGGTGGCTTACGGTGCCTTCGCCGAGGCACTGGCGCACTGGGAGGCTTCACGGGTGAGCGCGACCCTGGCGTTGACGCCGCTGGTGACCTTCGCCTCGGTGGCGCTGGCGGCGAGCTGGTGGCCTGATCACGTGGTGCCCGAACAGGTCAACTGGATTGCCTATGCGGGAGCGGTGGTCGTCGTGCTCGGCTCGGCACTGACGGCTCTGGGCCCGTCGATCATGGCGAGCCTACGTAAACGGTAGGGTGCGCCGTGCGTACCGATTTTGCTCGAAGGTATGAGTTGCTTACCTGATGCGCCATGCGTGCTCTGGTATGCAGCTTTGTCTCGGCTAGAGCATCTTCCGGAGAGGAGGGGCGCATCGATGAGCTGTCGGTGCGCGCGGCGCACCTTACGGTGAATCGTGGCGAGGCGCTCCAGCGACGAGTCTTTGTCGCAACCGAAGCCCCTCCCGTGGCTGCTACAAACTAGGCCTTGGCCCCCAGGGCTTCGGCCTTGCGCAGCCAGTTCTGGCGTTGCTGTTCGCTGGATGGGCGTACCGGGGCGAATTCGCTCAGGCGGCGGGTCTTGATGCCGCAGAAGCCGAGGATGGTTCGCACCATCTGCCGGTGCGCTGGGGCGCCGTAGATCCAGCGGAAATACCAGGGTGGGGTGTCCATGGTCACCAGCAGATCGGCGCTGCGACCTTTGAGTAGCTTGTCCCACAACTGCGAACGGTTGCGGTATTTGAAGGCGAAACCCGGCAGGAATACCCGATCGAAGAAACCCTTGAGCAGCGCCGGCACGCCGCCCCACCAGACCGGGTAGACGAACACTAGGTGCTCGGCCCAGTGGATCAGACGCTGGGCTTCGAGCAGATCCGGTTCCAGGTTCTGACTCTGCTCGTAACCGTCGCGCAATACCGGGTCGAACTGCATTTCGCCCAGCTTGATCTGGCGTACCACGTGGCCTTTGCCGCGCGCGCCATGGCTGTATGCCTCGGCCAGAGCGTGGCAAAGACTGTCCTTCTTCGGCGTGCCGAGAACCAGCAGAATCCGTTTGCCATCGCCTTCCAGCGGGGTCGCACCGCTCTTGCCTTCAGTCATGCCGACTGGCTCCAAGCATGTCCTGTGGTCGAACCCATTGATCGAACTCCTCTTCGTTCAAGTAACCAAGCTGCAAGGCAGCCTGGCGCAGTGTGCTGCCTTCGGCGTAAGCCTTCTTGGCGATTTCAGCGGCCTTGTCATAGCCGATATGCGGGTTGAGCGCGGTGACCAGCATCAGTCCGCGTTCTAGGTGGGCGGCCATTTGCGCGGAGTCCGGTTGCAGGTCGGCGATGCAGTGCTGCTGGAAGTTACGGCTGCCGTCGGCGAGCAGGCGGATCGATTGCAGCAGGTTATGGATGATCACCGGCTTGAACACGTTGAGCTGCAGGTGGCCCTGGCTGGCAGCGAAGCTGATGGTGGCGTCGTTGCCCAGCACCTGGCAGGCCAGCATCGACAGCGCCTCGCACTGGGTCGGGTTGACCTTGCCAGGCATGATCGAGCTGCCTGGCTCGTTGGCCGGCAGGCGCACCTCGGCGAAGCCGGCGCGCGGGCCGGAACCAAGCAGGCGCAGATCGTTGGCCAGTTTCATCAGCGCCACGGCCAGGGTCTTGAGGGCGCCGGAGAGCTGTACCAGTGGCTCATGGCCGGAGAGGGCGGCGAACTTGTTCGGCGCACTGGTCAGCGGCAGGCCGGACAGCGCTGCCAGTTCCCCGGCGATGGCTTCGGCGAAGCCGGGAGGCGCGTTGAGGCCGGTGCCGACGGCGGTGCCGCCCTGAGCCAGTTCGCAGACCGCGGGCAGGGCGGCGCGAATGGCGGCTTCGGCATGGCCAAGCTGGGCGACGAAGGCGGAAAGCTCCTGGCCAAAGGTGATCGGCGTGGCATCCATCATGTGGGTGCGCCCGGTCTTGACCAGGTTGGCGTGGCGCTGCGCCTGTTCCTGCAGGCCGTCACGCAGTTCGGCGATGGCTGGCAGCAGGCTGTGTTTCACGGCCTGTGCCGCCGCGATGTGCATGGCGGTGGGGAAGCAGTCGTTGGAACTCTGCGCGCGATTGACGTGATCGTTGGGGTGTACCGGGCTCTTGCCGCCACGGCTGCCACCTGCCAGCTCATTGGCGCGACCGGCGATGACCTCGTTGACGTTCATGTTGCTCTGCGTGCCGCTGCCAGTCTGCCAGACCACCAGGGGGAATTGCGCGTCGTGCTGGCCGTCGAGCACTTCGTCCGCGGCCTGTTCGATCAGTCGGGCAATATCGGCTGGCAACTCGCCGCTGCGACTGTTGACCCGCGCAGCGGCTTTCTTGATCAGGGCCAGGGCATGCAGCACGGGCAGCGGCATGCGTTCGACGCCGATGGCGAAGTTGATCAGAGAACGCTGCGTCTGCGCGCCCCAGTAGGCTTCGTTGGGGACTTCGATGGGGCCGATGCTGTCGGTCTCGGTACGGCTCATGGGGTTCTCCGGAAGATGGGGCGAGGGTGCTTGGCAGTTTAGGCTGCCTCGCTGGAGACTGGTTCCACGGATTGTCTATCGGCCCTATTACCAGCGTGCGTGCGTCTCGCCGAGCCAACCCAGCGCCCCATCGACCGGCACGCGTTCGCCCTTGGGGCCGCGCAGCACGCCGCTGTAGTGGCCGAACCACTGCACGGTATTGGCATGGAAGGGGCCGAGCTTGGGGCAGGCGCGATGCAGCTGACGTGGGGTGAAGAGCAGTGAAGCGCTGTCGTCTGCGCTGTCCAGGCGCCACGGCGCCAGGGGCGCCTGCGAGCTGCGTTCGATCTGCATGGGGCTGTCCAGCAGTTGCACTTCACCGCCGAACCACAAGGCGTCTTCTGACAGGCCGCTGTGTTCCAGCCAGCCCGAGCCGAAGTTGCCGGCGATGCCGCCGGCTGCGGCAAAGGCCGCGCGTTGCCAGTAGCTGTTCAGTGGCCAGACGCCACGGCCGAAATCCAGTGCAGCGAAGCTTTGTCCGGGTGTGCAGCGGTATTGCTTGCGTCCCAGTTGCACGCTACCGGCGGCCGGCAGGCCGAGTTGTCGGCTGGTGGCGTGGAAGCCGCCGCCCTGCAGCGGTGCGACCAGATTGACCGATTGCAGGTGAGCGGGGCGCTGGATGTCCAGGGCCACCTGCAGTGGCTGGCCGCCGATATCCGGTGCTGTCGCGGTCAGGCGCAGTCGGCCTGGGTGCTCGTCGATGCGCAGTTGCAGGCGTGAATGGCTGAAGGCGTGGCTCTCCAGCGGCAGATCCGGCAGTTGGCAGCCCAGGGCGAAGGGGCGGAACTGGGTGTGCGCCACGGCCTGGCCGCTTTCCAGGTCTAGGAAATAGGCAGCGCCGTAGCCCAGGTAATCGAGGTCGGCGAGGGTCAGGGAGAGCATCCATTGCGGCGTGGTGATGCACCAGTGGTTCCAGCGCTTGCGGCGCCCCGCATGGCCGTGCAGGGTGCAGTCCACTTGTGGGCGGCTCGACCAGCCGACAGCGTCGTCCAGCAACCGGCCTTTGCTGTCGCAAAGCGGCTGTGGCGGGAGAGCGGTATAGGCGGTGGCGATACTGGTCATCGAGCACGTCCATGTGTGTGCGCAGGCTGGCGATCAATTGCCGAGGCGGGGAGTGCGCACGCCATCTATCTACTGGTGGATGTCGCAAAGCATGCCGAGCGCGCGCTAGCATGGGCAAGTACTGGCAATTTGGCAACTGACCAGCGGGTGCGCCAGTGGACATGCGCGTTGTGAGCCAGTGCACAACTCGCTGGAGCGCTTGAGGGAATTCGGCTCAGGGCACAAAATGCGGCCACCGCAGTCTACTCAGACTCATTCATCACCAGTGGAAGCCTCTCCATGCTCCGTTTCTCCCAACTGTGCACCGCCGTTCTGCTTAGCGCTTCGGCATCCCTGGCCATGGCCGATGCTGCCAGCCACGCCGCCGATGCCGAGCGCTTCCTCAAGCTGGCCCATGCCGACAAGCTGACCGTGCCGGTCTATGCCCAGGTACAGCAGATGTTCGCCCAGCGTTTCGCCCAGGCGCCAGAGGGCAAGAAAGCTGTGCTGGAGAGCTACCAGGCCAAGGCCAATACGGCATTGGACAAGGCGGTGGGCTGGGACAAGCTCAAGCCGGACATGGTCAAGCTCTACACCACCAACTTCAACGAGCAGGAACTCAAGGATCTGATCGCCTTCTATGAGTCGCCGCTGGGGCAGAAGGTGCTGCAGAAGATGCCGACCCTCACCGCACAGTCGGCGCAGATCACCCAGAGCAAGCTGGAAGCCGCGGTGCCGGAAGTGAATAAGCTGCTGGCCGATATGAGCAACGAGATCGGCGTTAAACAACCCTGATGGAGCCCATGATGTCCAAGCAAGACCTTCTCACCGCGGCCCTGACCGATCTGCAGCCCGAGCACCTCGACGTGCTGGATGAGAGCCATATGCACAGCCGCGGCCTGGAAACGCACTACAAGGCGGTGATCGTCAGCCCGGCGTTCTCGGGCCTGAATGCGGTCAAGCGGCACCAGAAGGTCTACGCCACGGTTGGCGAGCTGATGGGGCAGATCCATGCCCTGGCGCTGCATACCTACACCCCGGAGGAATGGGCAGCGCAGGGCGTGGCACCGGATTCGCCGACCTGCCATGGCGGCAGCAAGCACGACCACTGAGTTCGTCTGCCGGGCGCCCGCAAGGGTGCCAGGCCATCGTCCCTGCTGTAGAATCACCCCGCGCCGGCCCACGCCGGCGTTTTCGTTTGAATCGCGATCTGCGCCTTCGCCGCCTTGCCGGGGCGGTGCACGAGATCGCACCGCAGTCCGCCCTTTACGTGGGTGACTACTGAGAGAACTGTTCATGACCGACAAGATCGTCGTCGCGGCGCTGTACAAATTCGTCTCCCTGCCGGATTACCAAGCGCTGCGCGAACCCCTGCTGCAAACCCTGATCGATAACGACATCAAAGGCACCCTGCTGCTCGCCGAGGAAGGCATCAACGGCACCGTTTCCGGTAGCCGCGCCGGCATCGATGCGCTGCTCGCCTGGTTCCGTCTGGACGCGCGCCTGGCCGATATCGACCACAAGGAATCCTATTGCGATGAACAGCCGTTCTATCGAACCAAGGTCAAGCTGAAGAAGGAAATCGTCACCCTCGGTGTGCCGGGCGTAGACCCTAACCAGCGCGTCGGCACCTATGTCGAGCCGCAGGACTGGAACGCCCTGATCAGCGACCCGGAAGTGCTGCTGATCGACACCCGCAACGACTACGAAGTGGCCATCGGCACCTTCGAGGGCGCCATCGACCCGAAGACCAAGTCGTTCCGCGAATTTCCCGAGTACGTTCGCCAGCACTTCGACCCGAGCAAGCACAAGAAGGTGGCGATGTTCTGCACCGGTGGCATTCGCTGCGAGAAAGCCTCCAGCTACATGCTCGGCGAGGGGTTCGAAGAGGTCTATCACCTCAAGGGCGGCATTCTCAAATACCTCGAGGAAGTGCCGCAGGAAGAGACCAAATGGCAGGGCGACTGCTTCGTCTTCGATAACCGCGTCACCGTGCGTCATGATCTGTCCGAGGGCGAGTACGACCAGTGCCACGCCTGCCGCACGCCGATTTCCGTCGAGGATCGCCAGTCCGAGTTCTACAGCCCCGGCGTCAGTTGCCCGCACTGCTGGAATTCGCTCTCGGAGAAAACCCGCGAAGGCGCTCGCGAGCGGCAGAAGCAGATCGAGCTGGCGCGTGCGCGCAACCAGCCGCATCCCATCGGTCGTGACCCCCGCCAACTGAACGAGGCCTGATCATGGCAAGCCGCCTGCTCTACGTGATGGATCCGATGTGCTCGTGGTGCTGGGGTTTTGCCCCGGTCGTCGAGGCGCTCGCCGAGCAGGCTGCTGCGGCAGACGTGCCGTTACAGGTCGTGGTCGGTGGCTTGCGCCGTGACCAGGTGGCCGTCGATGCGGCGGCGCGGGTGAAGTACCTGGGCTACTGGCAGGCGGTCAATGCCAGCACCGGGCAATTGTTCGATTTCCAGCGTGGCCTGCCGGAGGGCTTGGTATACGACACCGAGCCGGCTTGTCGCGCGCTGGTCACCGCACGTCATCTCGATGTCGCCAGCACCTGGGCACTGCTCAAGGGCATCCAGCAGGCGTTCTATACCGAAGGCGTCGACGTCACCCAGGCCAGTGCGTT
It encodes:
- a CDS encoding alpha/beta fold hydrolase, producing the protein MRAFIFFAALLCGLPSFAANRCDLSEPTRYADVGDVRLAYQSVGSERDPALLLIMGLGGQLIHWPDEVVERLCQQGFRVVRFDNRDVGLSSWRTPAPSINLAYEVVRYRLGLSLGAPYHLRDMAADALGLMDSLGVDDFHVLGASMGGMIAQHLADLAPQRVRSLTLVMTSSGAQGLPAPSDALVALLARREAGSREAALQQQADLLAALGSPSVHDDRALLLHQAEVAYDRAFNPEGVQRQLLAILAESSRVELLNRLQVPTLVVHGTADPLLPVMHGVHVAAHIKGAELKLIPGLAHRFQEAFKEPLLAAVLPHLAAHRQDLGLAHL
- a CDS encoding DUF6316 family protein translates to MFGQRNVDPHPGTHYRSSRVSAVNGQYFFATREGTLEGPYLSRHDAEQNIARYIERMLMADKLLRHSSEHIDQLQRREAIKHNQEQ
- a CDS encoding DMT family transporter — its product is MHISSGRWMYGLFLALTTSVLWGVLPIKLKEVLQVMDPVTVTWYRLMVAGSLLFAYLAVSRRLPSFRPLGRKGGGLLALAIGGLTANYVLYLMGLNLLSPGTTQLVIQVAPILLLISSVFIFRERFSLGQAIGLGVMLLGFALFFNQRLDELLTSLTTYTTGVLTVLAAAFVWTFYGLAQKQLLTSWSSVQIMMVIYLACALLLVPWAQPLQVLELNPLQGWLLLACCLNTLVAYGAFAEALAHWEASRVSATLALTPLVTFASVALAASWWPDHVVPEQVNWIAYAGAVVVVLGSALTALGPSIMASLRKR
- a CDS encoding NAD(P)H-dependent oxidoreductase, translating into MTEGKSGATPLEGDGKRILLVLGTPKKDSLCHALAEAYSHGARGKGHVVRQIKLGEMQFDPVLRDGYEQSQNLEPDLLEAQRLIHWAEHLVFVYPVWWGGVPALLKGFFDRVFLPGFAFKYRNRSQLWDKLLKGRSADLLVTMDTPPWYFRWIYGAPAHRQMVRTILGFCGIKTRRLSEFAPVRPSSEQQRQNWLRKAEALGAKA
- a CDS encoding class II fumarate hydratase, with the protein product MSRTETDSIGPIEVPNEAYWGAQTQRSLINFAIGVERMPLPVLHALALIKKAAARVNSRSGELPADIARLIEQAADEVLDGQHDAQFPLVVWQTGSGTQSNMNVNEVIAGRANELAGGSRGGKSPVHPNDHVNRAQSSNDCFPTAMHIAAAQAVKHSLLPAIAELRDGLQEQAQRHANLVKTGRTHMMDATPITFGQELSAFVAQLGHAEAAIRAALPAVCELAQGGTAVGTGLNAPPGFAEAIAGELAALSGLPLTSAPNKFAALSGHEPLVQLSGALKTLAVALMKLANDLRLLGSGPRAGFAEVRLPANEPGSSIMPGKVNPTQCEALSMLACQVLGNDATISFAASQGHLQLNVFKPVIIHNLLQSIRLLADGSRNFQQHCIADLQPDSAQMAAHLERGLMLVTALNPHIGYDKAAEIAKKAYAEGSTLRQAALQLGYLNEEEFDQWVRPQDMLGASRHD
- a CDS encoding DUF2804 domain-containing protein — encoded protein: MTSIATAYTALPPQPLCDSKGRLLDDAVGWSSRPQVDCTLHGHAGRRKRWNHWCITTPQWMLSLTLADLDYLGYGAAYFLDLESGQAVAHTQFRPFALGCQLPDLPLESHAFSHSRLQLRIDEHPGRLRLTATAPDIGGQPLQVALDIQRPAHLQSVNLVAPLQGGGFHATSRQLGLPAAGSVQLGRKQYRCTPGQSFAALDFGRGVWPLNSYWQRAAFAAAGGIAGNFGSGWLEHSGLSEDALWFGGEVQLLDSPMQIERSSQAPLAPWRLDSADDSASLLFTPRQLHRACPKLGPFHANTVQWFGHYSGVLRGPKGERVPVDGALGWLGETHARW
- a CDS encoding DUF2059 domain-containing protein; protein product: MLRFSQLCTAVLLSASASLAMADAASHAADAERFLKLAHADKLTVPVYAQVQQMFAQRFAQAPEGKKAVLESYQAKANTALDKAVGWDKLKPDMVKLYTTNFNEQELKDLIAFYESPLGQKVLQKMPTLTAQSAQITQSKLEAAVPEVNKLLADMSNEIGVKQP
- a CDS encoding BolA family protein, whose translation is MSKQDLLTAALTDLQPEHLDVLDESHMHSRGLETHYKAVIVSPAFSGLNAVKRHQKVYATVGELMGQIHALALHTYTPEEWAAQGVAPDSPTCHGGSKHDH
- the trhO gene encoding oxygen-dependent tRNA uridine(34) hydroxylase TrhO; amino-acid sequence: MTDKIVVAALYKFVSLPDYQALREPLLQTLIDNDIKGTLLLAEEGINGTVSGSRAGIDALLAWFRLDARLADIDHKESYCDEQPFYRTKVKLKKEIVTLGVPGVDPNQRVGTYVEPQDWNALISDPEVLLIDTRNDYEVAIGTFEGAIDPKTKSFREFPEYVRQHFDPSKHKKVAMFCTGGIRCEKASSYMLGEGFEEVYHLKGGILKYLEEVPQEETKWQGDCFVFDNRVTVRHDLSEGEYDQCHACRTPISVEDRQSEFYSPGVSCPHCWNSLSEKTREGARERQKQIELARARNQPHPIGRDPRQLNEA
- a CDS encoding DsbA family protein, whose protein sequence is MASRLLYVMDPMCSWCWGFAPVVEALAEQAAAADVPLQVVVGGLRRDQVAVDAAARVKYLGYWQAVNASTGQLFDFQRGLPEGLVYDTEPACRALVTARHLDVASTWALLKGIQQAFYTEGVDVTQASALVQLAEQAGIPRIEFAEAFDSQAMHEATAADFSWVQDLGIAGFPTLLAERDGQLALLTNGYQPLEALAPLLGRWLKRAAHA